The following coding sequences are from one Roseburia hominis A2-183 window:
- a CDS encoding polyprenyl synthetase family protein, whose protein sequence is MDFKTEMAERTAQIEQIIKKYLPKEEGYQKTIMEAMNYSVLAGGKRLRPMLMQETYRLFGGRSEVIEPFMAAIEMIHTYSLVHDDLPAMDNDEYRRGKKTTHAVYGEAMGILAGDALLNYAYETAARAFAMEPGNPGVCQAFQILTAKAGIYGMVGGQTVDVESEGKPGMTKEKLDFIYRLKTSALIEGAMLTGAVLAGATQGEQKIIEQTAGEVGLAFQIQDDILDVTSTMEVLGKPIGSDEKNHKITYVTYEGIEKAKADVASLSEQAIARMDSLVVKNEYLTELLRYLILREK, encoded by the coding sequence ATGGATTTTAAGACCGAGATGGCGGAGCGCACAGCGCAGATTGAACAGATCATAAAAAAATACCTGCCAAAAGAAGAAGGCTATCAGAAGACCATCATGGAGGCGATGAATTACAGCGTGCTGGCGGGAGGAAAGCGTCTTCGCCCGATGCTGATGCAGGAGACATACCGCCTGTTTGGAGGAAGATCCGAGGTGATCGAACCGTTCATGGCGGCGATCGAGATGATTCACACCTACTCGCTGGTGCATGATGATCTTCCGGCGATGGACAATGACGAATACCGCCGGGGGAAGAAGACCACGCACGCCGTGTACGGGGAGGCGATGGGAATCCTCGCGGGAGATGCGCTTCTAAATTATGCATACGAGACGGCGGCGCGGGCATTCGCCATGGAACCGGGCAATCCCGGGGTATGTCAGGCATTTCAGATTCTGACCGCAAAGGCGGGAATCTATGGAATGGTCGGCGGTCAGACGGTGGACGTCGAGTCGGAGGGAAAGCCGGGCATGACCAAGGAAAAGCTCGATTTTATCTACCGTCTGAAGACGAGTGCTCTGATCGAGGGGGCAATGCTCACAGGAGCGGTGTTGGCGGGAGCCACGCAGGGCGAACAGAAGATTATCGAGCAGACAGCCGGTGAGGTCGGACTTGCATTTCAGATCCAGGATGACATTCTCGATGTCACGAGCACCATGGAGGTATTGGGAAAGCCCATCGGCAGCGATGAGAAGAACCACAAGATTACGTACGTGACCTATGAGGGCATTGAGAAGGCGAAGGCGGATGTTGCGTCGCTATCTGAGCAGGCGATTGCGCGGATGGATTCCCTTGTGGTTAAGAACGAATATCTGACGGAACTGCTCAGATATCTGATCCTCCGGGAGAAGTAA
- the xseB gene encoding exodeoxyribonuclease VII small subunit, which produces MDNQNEKKPTLEEAFTQIETILTQMEEPEISLEEAFALYQQGVLQLKNCGTILDEVEKKMQILGEDGEIEEM; this is translated from the coding sequence ATGGATAATCAGAACGAAAAAAAGCCGACGCTTGAGGAGGCTTTTACCCAGATCGAGACGATCCTCACGCAGATGGAGGAGCCGGAGATTTCGCTGGAGGAAGCTTTTGCGCTGTATCAGCAGGGGGTTCTGCAGCTTAAGAATTGCGGAACCATTCTGGATGAGGTGGAAAAAAAGATGCAGATCCTCGGTGAGGATGGGGAAATAGAAGAGATGTAA
- the xseA gene encoding exodeoxyribonuclease VII large subunit — protein MRKNIYSVGQVNTYIQNMFAQDFMLHQISIKGEVSNCKYHSSGHIYFTLKDQTGTIAAVMFSRYRRGLAFQMKEGDKVVVTGSVEVYERDGKYQLYAREIELEGAGNLYLKYEALKRELEEMGMFDAAYKKPIPRYATRIGIVTAPTGAAIQDIRNIAARRNPYVQLILYPALVQGDGAAASIVRGIHALDVLGVDVIIVGRGGGSIEDLWAFNEEEVARAIFACNTPVISAVGHQTDTTISDYVADLRAPTPSAAAELAVFDVQLVEKWLMDYGTQMRRQLELKLNQMRTRLMHDEEKLRYLNPRTKLKENEKRLDELGAALERRMQAILEQKRHKLALLSGSLDGMSPLKKMAQGYSYVEDAGGHALTDAGTVQIGEALSIHLYRGSLKAAVTEICRQDVAADGSEKGRIDG, from the coding sequence ATGAGAAAAAATATCTATTCTGTCGGTCAGGTAAATACATATATCCAGAACATGTTTGCACAGGATTTTATGCTGCACCAGATCAGTATCAAGGGAGAAGTATCGAACTGCAAATACCACTCCAGCGGTCATATTTATTTTACCCTCAAGGATCAGACGGGGACGATCGCCGCAGTCATGTTTTCCAGGTACCGCCGCGGACTGGCCTTTCAGATGAAGGAGGGCGATAAGGTCGTTGTGACCGGCTCCGTGGAGGTGTACGAGCGGGACGGAAAGTACCAGCTCTATGCCAGAGAGATTGAACTTGAGGGCGCCGGGAATCTCTATCTGAAGTATGAGGCGTTAAAGCGCGAACTCGAGGAGATGGGAATGTTCGATGCGGCATACAAAAAGCCGATACCAAGGTATGCCACGAGGATCGGTATTGTGACAGCACCCACGGGAGCTGCCATACAGGATATCCGCAACATTGCAGCCAGAAGGAATCCCTATGTGCAGTTGATCTTATATCCTGCGCTCGTGCAGGGGGACGGCGCCGCAGCAAGTATTGTGCGCGGCATCCATGCACTGGATGTGCTGGGTGTGGACGTTATCATTGTTGGACGCGGCGGCGGGTCGATTGAGGATCTGTGGGCATTCAATGAAGAAGAGGTTGCGCGGGCAATTTTTGCATGCAACACGCCGGTGATTTCGGCGGTCGGACATCAGACGGATACGACGATCTCGGATTATGTGGCAGATCTGCGGGCACCGACACCCTCCGCGGCGGCGGAGCTTGCAGTGTTTGATGTGCAGCTCGTCGAAAAGTGGCTGATGGACTATGGCACGCAGATGAGACGACAGCTGGAATTAAAGCTGAATCAGATGCGCACACGCCTCATGCATGATGAGGAGAAGCTGCGCTATCTGAATCCGCGCACCAAGCTGAAGGAGAATGAAAAGCGTTTGGATGAGCTTGGCGCTGCCTTAGAGCGCCGGATGCAGGCAATACTCGAACAGAAGCGCCATAAGCTGGCACTCCTTTCGGGAAGCCTGGATGGAATGTCGCCGCTTAAGAAGATGGCACAGGGATATTCTTATGTGGAGGATGCCGGCGGACATGCATTGACGGATGCCGGCACTGTGCAGATCGGAGAAGCGCTTTCCATTCATCTCTACCGGGGCAGCCTAAAGGCGGCGGTGACAGAGATCTGTAGGCAGGATGTCGCAGCGGATGGTTCGGAGAAAGGAAGAATCGATGGATAA
- the nusB gene encoding transcription antitermination factor NusB has translation MTRRELREQIFKLLFGVEFHDRQELPEQIAVYEETEEPWDTKDGAYISGKCEDIVAHLAEIDEAIDAVAEGWKTGRMGKVDLTLIRLAVYEMKYDEDVPVGVAINEAVELAKKYGTDESPAFINGVLAKLV, from the coding sequence ATGACCAGAAGAGAGTTGAGAGAACAGATATTTAAGCTGTTGTTTGGCGTGGAGTTCCATGACAGACAGGAACTGCCGGAGCAGATTGCCGTCTATGAGGAGACGGAGGAGCCGTGGGATACAAAGGACGGCGCATACATCTCCGGCAAATGCGAGGATATCGTGGCACATCTTGCAGAGATTGACGAGGCGATCGATGCGGTGGCGGAAGGCTGGAAGACCGGACGTATGGGAAAGGTAGATCTCACGCTGATCCGCCTGGCAGTCTATGAGATGAAGTACGATGAGGATGTGCCGGTCGGCGTTGCCATCAACGAGGCGGTGGAGCTTGCCAAAAAGTATGGCACCGATGAGTCGCCTGCATTTATCAACGGTGTGCTTGCAAAGCTGGTATGA
- a CDS encoding Asp23/Gls24 family envelope stress response protein, whose protein sequence is MGEDRKTFKIKDGNLGEVKIADEVVAIIAGLAATEVEGVGSMAGNITNELVSKLGMKNLSKGIRVEVLDGKVSVDVALNISYGYSIPEVSAKVQDRVKNAIENMTGLEVSIVNIRIASVDMGSNK, encoded by the coding sequence ATGGGTGAGGATCGCAAAACATTTAAAATAAAGGACGGTAATTTGGGAGAAGTGAAGATTGCAGATGAAGTGGTTGCCATCATCGCAGGACTTGCCGCTACCGAGGTTGAGGGCGTTGGTTCCATGGCTGGCAACATCACAAATGAACTGGTAAGTAAGCTTGGTATGAAGAACCTTTCCAAAGGAATTCGTGTAGAAGTTCTCGACGGAAAGGTAAGCGTGGATGTGGCACTGAACATTTCATATGGTTATTCGATCCCTGAAGTGTCAGCCAAGGTGCAGGACAGAGTCAAGAATGCGATTGAGAATATGACCGGTCTGGAAGTATCTATCGTGAATATCCGTATCGCAAGTGTGGACATGGGCAGCAACAAGTAA
- the metA gene encoding homoserine O-acetyltransferase MetA, whose product MPIRIQSDLPAKEILEKENIFVMDENRAMHQDIRPIKIGILNLMPLKEETELQLLRSLSNTPLQVDVTFVAVSSHESKNTSMSHLNKFYESFADIKRRYFDGLIITGAPVEQMEYEDVDYWEEICQIFEWTKSHVTSTLHLCWGAQAGMYYHYGLKKYLLSQKKFGVYEHRVMNRKVPLVRGFDDYFMAPHSRHTEVRTEDIRKVKELTILAESEEAGVFLAIADEGRRIFVMGHPEYDRYTLDKEYKRDKEKGLPIEPPVNYYPDDDDTKKPNLQWRSHGNILYSNWLNYYVYQQTPYEFIDTAEIIGK is encoded by the coding sequence ATGCCAATCAGAATACAGAGTGATTTACCTGCAAAGGAAATACTGGAGAAGGAAAATATATTTGTTATGGATGAGAATCGTGCGATGCATCAGGACATCAGACCGATCAAGATCGGAATTTTAAATCTGATGCCGCTGAAAGAAGAGACGGAACTGCAGCTTCTGCGTTCCCTGTCGAACACGCCGCTTCAGGTCGATGTGACATTTGTTGCGGTGTCCAGCCATGAGTCCAAGAATACGTCGATGAGTCATCTGAATAAGTTCTACGAGAGTTTTGCGGATATTAAGAGACGCTATTTTGACGGGCTGATCATCACCGGGGCACCGGTGGAGCAGATGGAATACGAGGACGTGGATTACTGGGAGGAGATCTGCCAGATCTTTGAGTGGACGAAGAGCCATGTGACGTCCACCCTGCATCTGTGCTGGGGGGCACAGGCGGGAATGTACTATCACTACGGTCTGAAAAAGTATCTCCTGTCGCAGAAAAAATTCGGTGTCTACGAACACCGTGTGATGAACCGGAAAGTGCCGCTGGTGCGCGGTTTTGACGATTACTTTATGGCGCCGCACTCCAGACATACCGAGGTGCGCACGGAGGACATCCGCAAAGTCAAGGAACTGACCATTCTTGCGGAGTCCGAGGAGGCGGGCGTATTCCTCGCGATTGCGGACGAGGGCAGAAGAATCTTTGTGATGGGACATCCGGAGTATGACCGCTACACGCTGGATAAAGAATACAAGCGGGACAAGGAGAAGGGGCTTCCCATTGAGCCGCCGGTCAACTATTATCCGGACGATGACGATACGAAAAAGCCGAACCTGCAGTGGCGCTCGCACGGCAATATCCTTTACAGCAACTGGTTAAATTACTACGTCTATCAGCAGACTCCTTATGAGTTCATTGATACGGCGGAGATTATAGGAAAGTGA
- the ligA gene encoding NAD-dependent DNA ligase LigA, translating to MTPEEQIKNLREQIAYHSDRYYNQDNPEISDYEFDQLMLELKRLEREHPELVTPDSPTQKVGGTAKRTAGVLVRHNVPMLSLQDVFSKEEIYDFVAQMKEQLDDPEFVVEYKIDGLSMTLRYENGELALAETRGDGINFGEDVTANAKVIGDVKKKLREAPEYLEIRGEVYMKNADFDAVNEKQELLGKKPFANPRNCAAGTLRQLDSAITKERKLSLFIFNIQQVRGMQFDTHTQGYEYLKKQGIHVIDDYRVCKTADEVWEAITAIGENRGNLGYDIDGAVVKINRFSDREKLGATSKVPRWAIAYKYPPEEKETKLLDIELSVGRTGRITPTAVFEPIRLCGTSVSRATLHNQDFIDDLDVGIGDTIVVYKSGEIIPKVKEVRKEKRPEGWKRFVIPDVCPVCGAKTERERDTADIKCTSPNCPAQLERHIINFVGRDAMDIKGFGTVYIEELVRMGYIKNVADIFSLKEHREELIAQGIIGKEKNTDKLLEAIEKAKQNDAYKLLTGLGIPNVGKAAAKAIMKHFKTMERLSEASEEELTAVGDIGKVSADCIRSYFSDAKNQVVLQRLAQAGVNMTAEESETVDSVISGKTLVLTGTLPTLGRKEAQTLIERYGGKVSGSVSKKTDYVLAGESAGSKLTKAQELGIRVISEDELYDMLQIER from the coding sequence ATGACACCGGAAGAACAGATCAAAAACCTGCGGGAACAGATTGCGTATCACAGTGACCGCTATTACAATCAGGATAATCCGGAGATATCCGATTACGAGTTTGACCAGCTGATGCTGGAATTAAAGCGGCTGGAGCGGGAACATCCAGAGCTGGTCACACCGGATTCACCGACCCAGAAGGTGGGCGGCACCGCGAAGCGGACGGCGGGTGTGCTGGTAAGGCACAATGTCCCGATGCTAAGCCTGCAGGATGTGTTCTCAAAAGAAGAGATCTACGATTTTGTGGCACAGATGAAAGAACAGCTGGATGATCCGGAGTTTGTCGTGGAGTATAAGATCGACGGACTTTCGATGACGCTGCGCTATGAGAACGGGGAGCTGGCGCTCGCGGAGACGCGCGGCGACGGCATCAATTTCGGCGAGGATGTCACGGCGAATGCAAAGGTGATCGGCGACGTGAAAAAGAAGCTCCGGGAGGCACCGGAGTATCTGGAGATCCGCGGGGAAGTCTACATGAAGAATGCGGATTTTGATGCCGTGAATGAAAAACAGGAGCTGCTCGGGAAAAAGCCGTTCGCCAATCCGAGAAACTGTGCGGCGGGCACGCTCCGCCAGCTGGATTCCGCGATCACGAAAGAGCGTAAGCTGTCGCTGTTTATATTTAATATCCAGCAGGTGCGGGGAATGCAGTTTGACACGCACACACAGGGATATGAATATCTGAAGAAACAGGGAATTCATGTGATTGACGATTACCGTGTCTGCAAGACGGCAGATGAAGTGTGGGAGGCGATTACCGCCATCGGCGAGAACCGCGGCAACCTCGGCTATGACATCGACGGAGCGGTGGTCAAGATCAACCGTTTCTCGGACAGGGAGAAGCTCGGGGCAACCTCGAAAGTGCCCAGATGGGCGATCGCCTACAAATATCCGCCGGAGGAAAAAGAGACAAAGCTTTTGGACATCGAACTGTCGGTCGGAAGGACAGGCAGGATCACGCCGACTGCGGTATTTGAGCCGATACGGCTCTGTGGAACGAGCGTTTCGAGGGCGACGCTTCACAATCAGGACTTTATCGATGATCTGGATGTCGGAATCGGGGACACCATCGTCGTCTACAAATCCGGCGAGATCATTCCGAAGGTGAAGGAAGTGCGGAAAGAAAAGCGCCCGGAGGGCTGGAAGCGCTTTGTGATACCGGATGTCTGTCCGGTGTGCGGGGCGAAGACAGAGCGGGAACGCGATACGGCGGACATCAAGTGTACATCGCCGAACTGCCCGGCGCAGCTGGAGCGCCACATCATCAATTTTGTCGGAAGAGACGCCATGGACATCAAGGGGTTCGGAACGGTTTATATTGAAGAACTCGTCAGAATGGGTTATATTAAAAATGTCGCGGACATTTTTTCGCTGAAGGAGCACCGAGAGGAACTGATTGCACAGGGAATCATCGGCAAGGAGAAGAACACGGACAAGCTTCTGGAGGCGATAGAAAAAGCCAAGCAGAATGATGCGTACAAGCTGTTGACCGGTCTTGGGATACCGAATGTCGGAAAGGCGGCAGCGAAGGCGATCATGAAGCATTTTAAGACCATGGAGCGGCTTTCGGAGGCATCCGAGGAGGAACTGACGGCAGTCGGGGACATCGGAAAAGTCAGTGCGGACTGCATCCGGAGTTATTTTTCGGATGCGAAGAACCAGGTGGTGCTGCAGAGACTCGCACAGGCCGGCGTCAACATGACGGCGGAGGAGAGCGAGACCGTGGACTCTGTCATTAGCGGAAAGACCCTTGTGTTGACGGGAACCCTGCCGACGCTTGGCAGAAAGGAAGCGCAGACGTTGATCGAGCGGTATGGAGGAAAGGTATCCGGATCTGTGTCAAAGAAGACGGATTATGTCCTCGCGGGGGAGAGCGCGGGAAGCAAGCTTACGAAGGCGCAGGAACTCGGCATCAGAGTGATCAGTGAGGACGAACTGTACGACATGCTGCAGATAGAGAGGTAA
- the rluF gene encoding 23S rRNA pseudouridine(2604) synthase RluF: MDEQGVRINKYLSEAGVCSRREADRQIEAGAVTVDGVCARPGTRVLPGQTVCFQGRSVSQEEERILLAFHKPAGIVCTAEKREKNNVIDYIHYPKRIYPVGRLDKDSEGLLLLTNQGDLVNKIMRAGNMHEKEYLVTVNKPLTESFLRGMAGGVPLVELNATTRRCFVERIGKREFRIILTQGLNRQIRRMCEYFGYRVEKLVRVRIMNIELGSLKSGTYRNVTEEEYHELLRLTADSSSDPVMPAKKTGEKKR, translated from the coding sequence ATGGACGAACAGGGAGTGCGGATCAACAAATATCTGAGTGAGGCAGGGGTGTGTTCAAGACGTGAGGCGGACCGTCAGATCGAGGCGGGGGCGGTTACCGTGGACGGAGTCTGCGCCAGACCCGGGACAAGAGTGCTGCCGGGGCAGACGGTCTGCTTTCAGGGGAGAAGCGTAAGCCAGGAGGAAGAACGCATCCTGCTCGCGTTTCACAAGCCGGCGGGAATTGTCTGCACAGCGGAAAAACGCGAGAAAAACAATGTGATCGACTATATTCATTATCCGAAGCGCATCTACCCGGTCGGAAGACTCGACAAGGACTCGGAGGGGCTGCTTCTTTTGACGAATCAGGGCGATCTTGTGAACAAGATTATGCGGGCGGGAAACATGCACGAGAAGGAATATCTGGTGACGGTGAACAAACCGCTCACGGAGTCTTTTCTGCGCGGAATGGCAGGCGGCGTGCCGCTCGTGGAACTGAATGCGACAACACGCCGGTGCTTTGTGGAACGCATCGGCAAGCGCGAGTTCCGGATCATTTTAACGCAGGGATTGAACCGGCAGATCCGGAGGATGTGTGAATATTTCGGCTACCGTGTGGAAAAGCTGGTGCGCGTGCGTATTATGAATATTGAATTGGGCAGTTTAAAGAGTGGAACATACCGGAATGTGACGGAGGAGGAGTATCACGAATTGCTCCGCCTGACCGCGGATTCGTCCAGCGATCCGGTGATGCCTGCAAAAAAGACGGGGGAGAAAAAGAGATGA
- a CDS encoding SH3 domain-containing protein, translating into MNHTENHKTEEKETKRTPIKQRKKENEVLRFIREHIRYFAAGALVVVLILVLAMCAKPKGSDSDVVVNANATESTQATEEAYQVDANENINALITQYYTAYAAGDVTTLSSIATPISANEQSYIGLFSQYVDEYQNIKCYTKTGLDANSYLVSVSMEIKFTGVDTTAPGLDFFYVRTNDDGTLYIDNLYSQYNLANQENALDTSVQSLIGQFESESDVVELQSEVQTRYDEALAADENLANMIQTTIPAAIKDWVSQVAAQAATEQTEATEAAEQPETEQPQETEQQEETVQQTETLATKDRVNVRAAADTESEKLGTLDQGTVVTRTAVDGDWSVIDYNGTTGYVKNEFLTYDLPDTTADNNSDSSSDNSDSTNSASIAEGTVIMLENTTNIRSGMSEDSSKVGTAYAGEKVTVVMSYAEGWTKVKWNGETGYIKTSLLQ; encoded by the coding sequence TTGAATCATACAGAGAATCATAAGACAGAGGAGAAGGAGACGAAGAGAACGCCGATTAAGCAGAGAAAAAAGGAGAATGAGGTTCTCCGATTTATCCGGGAGCACATCCGGTATTTTGCGGCGGGAGCGCTGGTGGTCGTTTTAATCCTCGTGCTTGCCATGTGTGCGAAGCCGAAGGGATCCGACTCTGATGTCGTGGTGAATGCGAACGCGACGGAGAGCACGCAGGCGACGGAAGAAGCCTATCAGGTGGATGCCAATGAGAATATCAACGCACTGATTACACAGTATTACACGGCGTATGCGGCGGGAGATGTTACGACACTTTCCTCGATTGCAACACCGATTTCTGCAAATGAGCAGAGCTACATCGGATTATTTTCACAGTATGTGGATGAATATCAGAATATCAAGTGCTACACCAAGACAGGGCTGGATGCGAACTCTTATCTGGTTTCCGTGTCGATGGAGATCAAGTTTACGGGAGTGGATACCACAGCGCCGGGACTGGATTTCTTCTATGTCCGTACGAACGATGACGGCACGCTTTATATTGACAACCTGTACAGCCAGTACAACCTTGCCAATCAGGAGAATGCGCTTGACACCAGCGTACAGAGCCTGATCGGTCAGTTTGAGAGCGAGTCGGATGTGGTGGAGCTGCAGAGTGAGGTGCAGACGAGATACGATGAGGCGCTTGCAGCGGATGAGAATCTGGCGAATATGATTCAGACGACGATTCCTGCAGCAATCAAGGACTGGGTGAGCCAGGTGGCGGCACAGGCGGCAACCGAGCAGACCGAAGCGACCGAGGCGGCGGAACAGCCGGAGACCGAGCAACCGCAGGAGACAGAGCAGCAGGAAGAGACCGTACAGCAGACAGAGACGCTTGCGACGAAGGATCGTGTGAATGTCCGTGCCGCAGCGGATACGGAATCTGAAAAGCTCGGCACCTTAGATCAGGGAACCGTTGTCACCCGTACAGCGGTGGACGGCGACTGGAGCGTGATTGATTACAACGGTACGACAGGTTATGTCAAGAATGAGTTTTTGACCTATGATCTGCCGGATACGACGGCGGACAATAATTCGGACAGTTCATCGGATAACAGCGACAGCACAAACAGTGCTTCCATCGCAGAGGGAACGGTGATTATGCTGGAGAATACCACGAATATCCGCTCGGGAATGAGCGAGGATTCCAGCAAAGTCGGAACGGCTTATGCGGGAGAGAAGGTCACAGTTGTGATGAGTTATGCGGAGGGCTGGACCAAGGTAAAATGGAACGGCGAGACCGGTTACATAAAGACATCTTTATTACAGTAA
- a CDS encoding DUF4422 domain-containing protein has protein sequence MKIRIYVMTHKKFEMPQSPLFRPLHVGRACGEDLGYPGDDTGENISDKNCYYSELTGLYWVWKNCHDVDYVGTCHYRRYLLGADERILMEDDYEKLLSEYDLITTKQVALNNSYYYGFCANHNKKALDAAGEVIKERYPAYYPAFERLVHGTRTYFGNMFVTSKELYDSYCSWLFSIFAEVEKRICLETGEDAYHKRVFGFISEFLLLVWVTVQGLSVCECKVGMIGEKAETREMKEQLAGYFARRDVDGAKAYFLERRKERPDVLMEASDVTGELRLCMQVIATAGMEQTRYGTNLLERENRFKELMQMFDRLDQIVYRYRNGLQKKEDAVFLKEQGITDTALLIALRIPGDDAARQKELFAQITADKKALDGTTADTVTV, from the coding sequence ATGAAGATCCGTATCTATGTCATGACACATAAAAAGTTTGAGATGCCGCAGAGCCCGCTGTTTCGTCCGCTCCATGTGGGACGCGCGTGCGGGGAAGACCTGGGCTATCCGGGGGATGATACCGGAGAGAATATTTCCGACAAAAATTGCTATTACAGTGAGCTGACCGGGCTCTACTGGGTGTGGAAAAACTGTCACGATGTGGATTATGTGGGCACCTGTCATTACCGGAGATATCTGCTCGGGGCGGATGAGAGGATTCTTATGGAGGACGATTACGAAAAGCTTTTATCAGAGTACGATCTGATTACGACGAAGCAGGTTGCACTCAATAACTCCTACTATTACGGTTTTTGCGCCAATCATAACAAAAAGGCACTGGATGCGGCGGGAGAGGTGATAAAAGAACGTTATCCGGCATATTATCCGGCGTTTGAGAGGCTGGTGCACGGCACAAGGACGTATTTCGGGAATATGTTTGTCACGTCGAAGGAGCTTTATGATTCGTACTGCAGCTGGCTCTTTTCCATATTTGCCGAGGTGGAAAAACGGATCTGTCTGGAGACGGGGGAGGATGCCTACCATAAGCGCGTGTTCGGATTTATCTCCGAATTCCTGCTGCTGGTCTGGGTGACGGTGCAGGGACTTTCGGTGTGTGAGTGCAAGGTGGGGATGATCGGTGAGAAGGCGGAGACGAGAGAGATGAAAGAGCAGCTTGCCGGCTATTTTGCAAGACGCGATGTGGACGGCGCCAAGGCGTATTTCCTTGAGCGCAGAAAGGAGCGCCCGGACGTTTTGATGGAGGCGTCGGATGTGACGGGAGAACTCCGGCTTTGCATGCAGGTGATCGCAACGGCGGGAATGGAGCAGACACGTTACGGGACGAACCTTTTAGAACGCGAAAATCGTTTCAAAGAGCTGATGCAGATGTTTGACCGTCTGGACCAGATCGTGTACCGCTACCGCAACGGTCTGCAGAAAAAAGAGGATGCCGTCTTTTTAAAGGAACAGGGAATCACGGACACCGCGCTTCTGATCGCACTGCGGATCCCGGGGGATGATGCAGCGCGCCAGAAGGAACTGTTTGCACAGATTACGGCAGACAAAAAAGCACTGGATGGCACCACCGCAGATACCGTTACTGTGTGA